In Candidatus Electrothrix scaldis, the genomic window GGCTGAACATCCCCGCCTTTTTTCTAAGATCTATATCAACATGGTCCAGGCCGGTGAGGCCTCGGGCTCCCTGGATGTGGTCCTGGAGCGGCTGGCTGAAGTGGGCGAAAGCCAACAGGCCATGCGTTCACGAATTGCTGCTGCTCTCATCTACCCAATTTTCATGGCCCTGGTCGGGGTCGGGGTTCTGTTTCTTCTTATCACCTTTATTGTCCCCTCAATCACCAAGGTCTTTACTGACCGTAACCAAGCCCTGCCCCTGCCCACAACCCTCCTGATCAGCCTCAGCGACTTTCTCCAAAGCTACTGGGTGGTCCTGGTTGTTCTGGCCTTTGGCCTTATTATTGGCCTCCGTCTTTTTATTCAACAACCCAAGGGACAGAGGATATGGGACACCCTAAAGCTCTCCTTTCCGGTGATCAAAGATCTGAACATAAAAATGGCCGCAGCCACTCTGGGGCGGACCATGTCCAGTCTCCTGCACTCCGGTGTTCCCCTGATCACCTCTTTGGGGATTGTCAAAAACATCCTTAATAATGTCCTGTTAGCTGATGTTATGGATCTGGCAGCTGAAGAGTTAGAAAAGGGGAAAAGCCTGTCCAGCGTCCTGCGCGGCAATAAGTACTTCACGCCCATGCTGGTCCAGATGATTGCCGTAGGTGAACAGAGTGGCTCGCTGGAAAAGATGTTGGAAAAGGCGGCGGATAGCTATGAAAAGGAAGTGGAAACCAAGGTCATGGCTATGACCTCAATGATTGAGCCTGTCATGATCCTGGTTATGGGTCTGGCAGTGAGTTTTATTGTTGTTTCTATCCTTTTGCCGATCTTTGAGATGAACCAGTTGATTAAGTAAATCGGCTGGCCGATACCAATGAGGTGAACGTAAACAAAAGGGAAAGGGTCGCTAGCATATCAGCTGGCGGCCCTTTTTTGTGCCCTATCAAAAGGCAAGATGTTCAGAAAATCCCCTCTTCATAGGGTAATTAACCGCAAAGGATTTGTTCCTCATCAAATCGGAAGCGGTCGTTGACACTCCCTTCTCCTTCAAAATCAAAATGGAACTGATTAGGCCAGGCTTTCCAGCCTTCGGAATTATAGATCCCGGAATAGTATTCAGCGTTAGTAGCAGTTATTGGTTATTTTCCTGGTATTCAAGAATGTCCCCTGGTTGACATTTTAGGTGCTTACATAAAGCATCCAACGTTGAGATACGAATAGCCTTAGCTTTTCCTGTTTTTAATATTGATAGATTCTGTTCTGTGATTCCGATCAGTTTTGCAAGTTCAATAGACTTCATTTTGCGCATTGCCAGAACCACATCTATGTTTATAACTATAGACATATTAATAACTCCGGCTAAACGGTTAAACGTTGTTCTTCAGTTAATATACGGCCTTCATCCATTACCCACGCTATAACAAAAACAATCCCAGCAACAACAAGTGTAGTAATTTCTGGTGAACTGAAACCTACATTGATAATTCTTTGTCCTGGAGGGTTTCCCAGTGAAAACAGGACGCTTTTGGCAGATTCATACAATATTGACAAGAAAACCCAACCAATAAGGGCTTTTGAGGTTTTTTTGAAAATAGCGACATGTTCAAAGGAAAATATCACACCCTCTTTGTAAAAGGAAAAGAGCTTCCTGATATTTATAAGTCCGTAAACTAATGCAGATAGAGGGAGCAAGCTTACAACAAACCCTATTAACTGAAATTTAATTGACAAATGATTTTGAACTAATGGAACCGAGGCAACATTTTTGGTGATTAATGTCTCTGGCAAACTATTTATAAAGGCCCAGTAGATGACGTAATACAACGGTATAGCAACTAATAACGCAGAAATTAGCAAGTGAAAATTATTACTGAGTTTCTTGATTTTTGGTAAATTGCTCATGGTAGTACCTCCTGTTAATTTTTTTGTTAGTCCACACCATATCAACATGATTATTGCTTTGCAATAAAATATTATCGCAAAACGATAATATTTTATTCTGTCACAAATTATTTGGTTTACTAACAGGATATCAAACAGGTAAACATGGAAAACTGAGTCGTCAAAAAGTAATTAAAAATAAGGTTGTTACAAAATAATCCCTAAAAACTTCGTTATGTGCGGAATGTCGGTTAAATGAAAAGTAAACAGGAAATCGCTACAAATAGGACAAATGTATACACTCCGGTATCACAGCCCAAAATCAGACCGCGCAACCATGCAAGTTGCAGAGTGGGGTTGAAGGTTCGAATCCTACAGTGACGGGACAAAAAAAAGAATCTACGAAGTGAGTTCAAGAAAAAATAGTTGTTCTATAAGAGAGGCTCCCCAATAGCTAACTTCCCTTTCTTCGCATTTTGAAAAGCCGTAACCTAAATAAAGCCTCTTCGCTTGAGATAGATTATCAAATGTCCATAGCTCTATTTTCTGATAACCTGAAAATTTACAAAAATTTAAAGCATTAGTTAAAAGCTCTCCTCCGAT contains:
- the gspF gene encoding type II secretion system inner membrane protein GspF, which produces MPVYEYTALNAQGKKHKGVLDADSMSAARQKIRKDGSYPVEIKETAPRGRRRRKEADKKNVLSLQLGTRIKQQEIHVATRQLATLLGAGIPLVPALSGLVEQTSNKALQTKITQIKDSVNEGNSLSSSLAEHPRLFSKIYINMVQAGEASGSLDVVLERLAEVGESQQAMRSRIAAALIYPIFMALVGVGVLFLLITFIVPSITKVFTDRNQALPLPTTLLISLSDFLQSYWVVLVVLAFGLIIGLRLFIQQPKGQRIWDTLKLSFPVIKDLNIKMAAATLGRTMSSLLHSGVPLITSLGIVKNILNNVLLADVMDLAAEELEKGKSLSSVLRGNKYFTPMLVQMIAVGEQSGSLEKMLEKAADSYEKEVETKVMAMTSMIEPVMILVMGLAVSFIVVSILLPIFEMNQLIK
- a CDS encoding helix-turn-helix transcriptional regulator; this encodes MSIVINIDVVLAMRKMKSIELAKLIGITEQNLSILKTGKAKAIRISTLDALCKHLKCQPGDILEYQENNQ
- a CDS encoding DUF2975 domain-containing protein, whose amino-acid sequence is MSNLPKIKKLSNNFHLLISALLVAIPLYYVIYWAFINSLPETLITKNVASVPLVQNHLSIKFQLIGFVVSLLPLSALVYGLINIRKLFSFYKEGVIFSFEHVAIFKKTSKALIGWVFLSILYESAKSVLFSLGNPPGQRIINVGFSSPEITTLVVAGIVFVIAWVMDEGRILTEEQRLTV